Sequence from the Cryptococcus neoformans var. neoformans JEC21 chromosome 1, complete sequence genome:
CGACAGTGTGTGAGATATAGAAAGAATACACTATTATCACTGAAAGAAAGTGTAAAACCAAGCTGCAGGCAATGCTGCGCggaagacgatgagaaGAGACAAGGGAACTAACTAACTCCGTCGCTGAAGAGACGACGCGGTCACTGCAACGTTGAGCCAAAGGTGTTGGCGTTCGTTACCGATGATACCGCTTTTGTTACCGCAATAATTTAAAACTCATTAACTTTCATTGACAACACAAGCAAGTAGTACAAGTAATACACTCGTCTTCCTGAGATCCGGCCCTCCAAATCCTGATGTGGGCAGATCCTGGATCCTTTTGCGAATGCATTCAGGCTGCTTCCTGCCTGACACCGTACAGACAGGTAAGACCAGGTCATTTGAGCAGTTCCGGATCGGGAACCTTTTTGGGCTGACTTCCGGATCTCAAACCCGGCTTTCTAATAGACGGCCACATAATATAGATAGAGCACCAGCGGAAGGAATGGGTTGTTAACAACAACTACTAATAGGATTTACTCTTCGTACGTACACATGGCTTAAATTACTTCTATTATTGATCTGCCTCTCACGTAGAACAGAGGGTTGTTGGATTACCAACGAATTCTTACATAGATATTGAATCTATAACCAAACTCGATAATAGAAGACCTACTCCCTCCTACTAGTAGTAAGTCCCCAGCCGTCTTGTATCATGATGTAGAACAACGCGTCGTCGCATGGGATACTTCTGGGACGATACGGTCCGGTACCTGTGTATTCCACTCATGCATTACTTATACATATTAGGTTCTCTATACATACACAAACAACCGACTTCACGGCTGTTTGTTACAAAATCAATCTACTGATAATTCCAGGACGCAAATTTATTAATATCTACTGGAATCACTACACCCCGATTCGTAAGCAGCATCTCTGCCACGGCGACTGGATGAGGTCTCATATGTGTTTCGACGAGGGCTGGCATGAGTTTTATATACCGCGGAAATGGTTTTATCGGTTTGTACACAGACGATCAGTGTCTGAAAAAACTAAATATTAACATCTCACCTCAATGATGTTCGTCGATAACGATATTCATGAGCCTCGCGCCTGTCGTGTCGACCCCGATAATACGCATCTTCAAGTCGGCGACGTCTGATCATGTTCCTGTAGTGCAAGGCTTAGCGAAATTGTGCAGATTCGTTTAATTTGGAGAGTCAACTCACTTATCGAGCATCTGATCATCCCTGATATCATATCTACCCTTACTGCGGTTgaaatgatgacgatgactTGCGCCGTGAAGTGATCCGTCCATCTCTAGAAAGTCGTCGTATCGACCACATCGGGATAACAGTCTTTCGTCGGCTATGATGATTGAATATGAGCAAAATCTTTGATTTTGTTATTTTCACTCTTGAAATGATTCACAGATTGTTGTTGTCTTCGGCCCTAAGTACTGTCCAGGTGTAGGGTCGTGCGGTTTGGGTGTCGCAGAATAATCGACTCGGATATTACGTCCATGGATGGTGAACCCGTTTAGCTTGTTGATGCATTGGGTAGCGTCTTCAATCGACCTCATGGTGATGAAGCCAAAACCTCGAGACCTGCCGGTCTGTACAGTACAAATTTCAGATATGTTTTACGACGTGACCGTAATGCTGCGCGACCTACTCACCCGTTGGTCATACACGATAACAAccttttcaatctctccATGTCTGCTGAATTCATCCTGAAGATCCCTTTCGGTGGTGCGGACAGACAAACCAAATACTCCCAAGATGTTTGTAGATTTTACTTTGGAGAAGACGTGTGAGGACCTCGGAGgggatttggagggaaTGGCGTCCGAACTTCGCGAAtctgaaggagagggtgaTCGTACAGCATACGAGTTGAAAGTCATCCTGTAAATTGTTCAGCTTATTATTTCTGTGCCAGGCGATGCAAGTTTCTGAACAGAATAAAGGATTATGGCATGAATCGTAGATGCCTAATATACTCTTCCACACTGAGTACAGAACTATTAGGACAAAGGATAAGGATTGACTCTTCGCATGAGAAGGCGCAAAGGATGATCCCAAACACTGAGGATAATCAAAAACCAAAGAAAGGATGCCAGACAGAAAGCGTCTTCAACCGGATCCTTGCGGAATTCCTTTGTTGAAGTAATGACTGCGCGACTAATGCTTTTCCTTACGAGCGTCACTTACAATTCGTCCCAT
This genomic interval carries:
- a CDS encoding transformer-2-beta isoform 3, putative, encoding MAFSAAYVPSSPGPGEYNPPYPGYIIYSSTVRPPFSQGSPTTISWERNFEKFICENDAKSHKWDELMTFNSYAVRSPSPSDSRSSDAIPSKSPPRSSHVFSKVKSTNILGVFGLSVRTTERDLQDEFSRHGEIEKVVIVYDQRTGRSRGFGFITMRSIEDATQCINKLNGFTIHGRNIRVDYSATPKPHDPTPGQYLGPKTTTISDERLLSRCGRYDDFLEMDGSLHGASHRHHFNRSKGRYDIRDDQMLDKNMIRRRRLEDAYYRGRHDRREAHEYRYRRTSLSPRRNTYETSSSRRGRDAAYESGCSDSSRY